The following proteins are co-located in the Micromonospora viridifaciens genome:
- a CDS encoding AAA family ATPase codes for MAFRDALSQLLKARFPILYLESFEEQRVIAEVSAVAHDATLVRTPRAVWTWSLTTGLVQPDGTPRKSTTSPEDALDAALRVDQPSVLIFKDLHPALGGDRPGTPGVVRRLRDLAAAFKSGPVPRTLVLISPLLHLPPELEKDVTIVDFPLPTETEIRQVLDGIIAANSASGRIRMALDDLGRERFAKAALGLTLHEAENAFARAMTNDGVLDGRDLAVVHEEKRQTVRKSGLLEFVDATVDLADVGGLENLKRWLAKRDGSWLAEAAAYGLPAPRGVLITGVPGCGKSLTAKAVAAAWGLPLLRLDIGRVFAGLVGSSEQNMRTAIRTAEATAPCVLWVDEIEKGFAGGGGDSGTSARVFGSFLTWMQEKTRSVFVIATANDFEGLPPELLRKGRFDEIFFVDLPTRAERTAIWRVHLARRLRNPAVAGGLAVDDALLNELAGFSEGYSGAEIEQAVVGGLFDAFSERRALHRDDLLRALAAMVPLSVTQAERINAVRSWADTRAVAATAAEDWDLATRPGAAGPGAPSQRGQGGRAVEF; via the coding sequence GTGGCGTTCCGCGACGCGCTCTCGCAGTTGCTCAAGGCGCGTTTCCCGATCCTCTACCTCGAATCGTTCGAGGAGCAGCGAGTCATCGCCGAGGTGTCCGCCGTCGCACACGACGCCACGCTCGTCCGGACGCCCCGGGCCGTCTGGACCTGGTCGCTGACCACCGGGCTGGTGCAGCCCGACGGCACCCCGCGCAAGAGCACCACCAGCCCCGAGGACGCGCTCGACGCGGCGCTCCGGGTCGACCAGCCGAGCGTACTGATCTTCAAGGACCTGCACCCTGCGCTCGGCGGTGACCGGCCGGGCACCCCCGGCGTGGTCCGCCGGCTGCGCGACCTGGCTGCCGCCTTCAAGTCCGGCCCGGTGCCGCGCACCCTGGTGCTGATCTCGCCGCTTCTCCACCTCCCGCCGGAGTTGGAGAAGGACGTCACGATCGTCGACTTCCCGCTGCCCACCGAGACGGAGATCCGGCAGGTGCTGGACGGGATCATCGCCGCCAACTCGGCCAGCGGCCGGATCCGGATGGCCCTGGACGACCTGGGCCGGGAACGGTTCGCCAAGGCCGCCCTCGGGCTGACCCTGCACGAGGCGGAGAACGCCTTCGCCCGCGCCATGACCAACGACGGGGTGCTCGACGGCCGCGATCTCGCGGTGGTGCACGAGGAGAAGCGGCAGACGGTCCGCAAGTCAGGGCTGCTGGAGTTCGTCGACGCCACGGTGGACCTCGCCGACGTCGGCGGCCTGGAGAACCTGAAGCGCTGGCTCGCCAAGCGGGACGGCTCCTGGCTGGCCGAGGCGGCGGCCTACGGCCTGCCCGCGCCCCGCGGCGTCCTGATCACCGGGGTGCCCGGGTGCGGGAAGTCCCTCACCGCGAAGGCCGTCGCCGCAGCCTGGGGCCTGCCCCTGCTTCGGCTGGACATCGGCCGGGTCTTCGCCGGGCTCGTCGGTTCCAGCGAGCAGAACATGCGCACCGCCATCCGCACCGCGGAGGCGACCGCACCCTGCGTGCTCTGGGTGGACGAGATCGAGAAGGGGTTCGCCGGCGGCGGCGGCGATTCGGGCACTTCCGCCCGGGTCTTCGGCTCCTTCCTCACCTGGATGCAGGAGAAGACCCGCTCGGTCTTCGTCATCGCCACCGCCAACGACTTCGAGGGACTCCCCCCGGAACTGCTCCGCAAGGGGCGCTTCGACGAGATCTTCTTTGTCGACCTGCCGACCCGCGCGGAGCGGACCGCGATCTGGCGGGTCCACCTCGCCCGGCGGCTGCGCAACCCGGCCGTGGCCGGCGGCCTGGCCGTCGACGACGCCCTGCTCAACGAGCTGGCCGGGTTCAGCGAGGGCTACTCGGGGGCGGAGATCGAACAGGCGGTCGTCGGCGGGCTCTTCGACGCGTTCTCGGAACGTCGGGCGCTGCATCGGGACGACCTGCTGCGCGCCCTGGCCGCCATGGTGCCGCTCAGCGTCACCCAGGCCGAACGGATCAACGCCGTACGCTCCTGGGCCGACACCCGGGCCGTCGCCGCGACCGCGGCCGAGGACTGGGACCTCGCCACCCGCCCCGGCGCAGCCGGACCCGGCGCGCCTTCGCAACGGGGGCAGGGCGGACGGGCGGTCGAGTTCTAG
- a CDS encoding ParA family protein — MYVVSVINYKGGVGKTTMTANLGAELANRGMKVLLIDLDPQASLTFSFYEPDDWRDRLRDERTVKRWYDGLRGDDPAASLGELVVTPGPANAHLKGAGRLDLIASHLQLVDIDLALARGVADGDEYDAELFRVRGSLAEGLHDATLDPYDLVLIDCPPNFNVVTQSAIIASDHLLIPAKADYLSTLGIDYLHGNVRELVDRYNADSRRFARIRRHHKVAPGIAGVVFTMIQLMAQRPIAAHQGYMDQVRALGVPVFPTALRENVTLFAANTPRGVPVVLRDRITNPAVRDELRQITTEFLAHLQPEGAVA, encoded by the coding sequence GTGTACGTCGTATCGGTGATCAACTACAAGGGCGGGGTCGGCAAGACCACGATGACCGCCAACCTCGGAGCCGAGCTGGCCAACCGGGGCATGAAGGTGCTGCTGATCGACCTCGATCCGCAGGCCAGCCTGACCTTCAGCTTCTACGAACCGGACGACTGGCGGGACCGGCTACGCGACGAGCGCACCGTCAAGCGCTGGTACGACGGCCTGCGCGGGGACGACCCGGCGGCGTCCCTCGGCGAGCTGGTGGTCACCCCCGGCCCGGCGAACGCCCACCTGAAAGGCGCGGGGCGGCTCGACCTGATCGCCTCCCACCTGCAACTCGTCGACATCGACCTGGCCCTGGCGCGTGGGGTGGCCGACGGCGACGAGTACGACGCCGAGCTGTTCCGGGTGCGCGGTTCGCTCGCCGAGGGCCTGCACGACGCGACGCTGGACCCGTACGACCTGGTGCTCATCGACTGCCCGCCGAACTTCAACGTGGTCACCCAGTCGGCGATCATCGCCAGCGACCACCTGCTCATCCCGGCCAAGGCCGACTATCTGTCCACCCTGGGCATCGACTACCTGCACGGCAACGTGCGGGAGCTGGTCGACCGGTACAACGCGGACTCCCGCCGGTTCGCCAGGATCCGCCGCCACCACAAGGTGGCACCCGGCATCGCGGGCGTGGTCTTCACGATGATCCAGCTGATGGCGCAGCGGCCGATCGCCGCGCACCAGGGTTACATGGACCAGGTCCGCGCGCTGGGCGTGCCGGTGTTCCCGACGGCGTTGCGGGAGAACGTGACCCTGTTCGCCGCGAACACCCCGCGCGGGGTGCCGGTGGTGCTGCGGGACCGGATCACCAACCCGGCGGTCCGCGACGAGCTGCGGCAGATCACCACCGAGTTCCTCGCGCACCTGCAGCCGGAGGGGGCGGTGGCGTGA
- a CDS encoding sensor histidine kinase, producing the protein MRGRLRAAGVTAVSAAGAALAGGALVTVVGPGGSWTLASNVSHSLLLAAGWWLLRSRTGGRVGALLLGAGAAGAGTLAAAGWTALGWPGWPVAAWLQLWLWALFVVPLFTVLPAIFPDGRPPAPAWRWVPWLGVLATAVTALDGALGPGPLPTGGHPEPANPLAVGISPALSLASGGAVVAAVLAALASLAVRWRRGDRTQRQQLKFLWYALALVITIELVGGLMPRPLAQVGYFLIPLLLVGAIALSVRRYRLYDIDPFIRRTVVLAALTTLIFAVYLAVVSVLGTAVGPAPGLALIASAVVAATADPVRRQVQRAATRWLFGQREEPLEALAALREQLRAVADPSELPATTATVVARALRAPYVSVRLLAEGVQEEVARVGTPVGEPSVEVPLEWRGELVGTLTVGPRVPGEAYSRADRALLAELAHGIGSALHAVRLASELRGAQERAVHVRADERRRLRHDLHDGLGPLLSGIALALDGVRRTVDVDTRLADDLRLISGQVRSAATAVRRIIDAMQPAAVADLGLVHAIAEHLDRCAVLPAAPSFRYVHRQVTEAELPPAVSEAAYLVVLEAVANVVRHARAGSCTVTLTGGDRLTVCVEDDGVGIGDRYVAGVGTGSMRRRVRELGGQFELGWRPGGGTRVRSVFPVEGVR; encoded by the coding sequence GTGAGGGGGCGCCTGCGCGCGGCCGGCGTCACCGCGGTCTCCGCCGCCGGGGCGGCCCTCGCGGGCGGGGCCCTCGTCACGGTCGTCGGCCCGGGCGGCAGCTGGACCCTGGCCAGCAACGTCAGCCACAGCCTGCTGCTGGCCGCCGGCTGGTGGCTGCTGCGCAGCCGTACCGGCGGTCGGGTGGGGGCGCTGTTGCTCGGTGCCGGTGCCGCCGGCGCGGGCACGCTCGCGGCGGCCGGCTGGACCGCGCTCGGCTGGCCGGGTTGGCCGGTGGCGGCCTGGCTTCAGCTGTGGCTGTGGGCGCTGTTCGTCGTACCGCTGTTCACCGTGCTGCCGGCGATCTTTCCGGACGGGCGGCCACCGGCGCCGGCGTGGCGCTGGGTGCCGTGGCTCGGTGTGCTGGCCACGGCCGTGACCGCGCTCGACGGGGCGCTCGGCCCCGGTCCGCTGCCCACCGGCGGCCACCCGGAACCGGCCAACCCGCTCGCGGTCGGCATCTCCCCCGCGCTGAGCCTCGCCTCGGGCGGGGCCGTCGTCGCCGCGGTCCTGGCGGCGCTGGCCAGCCTCGCCGTGCGCTGGCGGCGCGGCGACCGGACGCAGCGCCAGCAGCTGAAGTTCCTCTGGTACGCGCTGGCGCTGGTCATCACCATCGAACTGGTGGGCGGCCTGATGCCGCGTCCGCTCGCGCAGGTCGGCTACTTCCTCATCCCGCTGCTGCTCGTCGGCGCGATCGCGCTCTCCGTCCGTCGTTACCGGCTGTACGACATCGACCCGTTCATCCGTCGCACGGTGGTGCTCGCCGCGCTCACCACCCTGATCTTCGCGGTCTACCTCGCCGTCGTCTCGGTGCTGGGTACCGCCGTCGGCCCGGCTCCCGGGCTCGCGCTGATCGCGTCGGCCGTGGTGGCGGCGACGGCGGACCCGGTGCGACGGCAGGTGCAGCGGGCGGCCACCCGCTGGCTGTTCGGGCAGCGGGAGGAGCCGCTGGAGGCGCTGGCGGCCCTGCGGGAGCAGCTGCGCGCCGTCGCCGATCCCTCCGAGCTGCCGGCGACCACCGCCACCGTGGTGGCCCGGGCGCTGCGGGCGCCGTACGTGTCGGTCCGGCTGCTCGCCGAGGGGGTGCAGGAGGAGGTGGCCCGGGTCGGCACGCCGGTGGGCGAACCGTCGGTGGAGGTGCCGTTGGAGTGGCGGGGTGAGCTGGTCGGCACGCTGACCGTGGGGCCGCGGGTGCCGGGCGAGGCGTACTCCCGCGCCGACCGGGCGTTGCTGGCCGAGCTGGCCCACGGGATCGGGTCCGCGCTGCACGCCGTACGCCTCGCGAGCGAGCTGCGGGGGGCTCAGGAGCGGGCGGTGCACGTTCGGGCGGACGAACGGCGCCGGCTCCGGCACGACCTGCACGATGGCCTGGGACCGCTGCTGTCCGGCATCGCGCTGGCGCTCGACGGGGTGCGCCGGACCGTCGATGTGGACACCCGGCTCGCCGACGACCTGCGGCTCATCTCCGGGCAGGTGCGCTCCGCGGCCACCGCGGTCCGCCGGATCATCGACGCCATGCAACCCGCGGCCGTGGCCGACCTCGGCCTGGTCCACGCGATCGCGGAGCATCTCGACCGGTGCGCGGTGCTGCCCGCCGCACCCTCCTTCCGGTACGTCCACCGGCAGGTGACGGAAGCCGAGCTGCCGCCCGCCGTCTCCGAGGCCGCCTATCTGGTGGTGCTCGAGGCGGTGGCGAACGTGGTCCGGCACGCGCGGGCCGGCAGCTGTACCGTGACGCTGACCGGTGGGGACCGGCTGACCGTGTGCGTCGAGGACGATGGTGTCGGCATCGGGGACCGGTACGTCGCCGGCGTGGGTACGGGCTCGATGCGCCGGCGGGTACGCGAGCTGGGCGGCCAGTTCGAGCTGGGCTGGCGGCCTGGCGGAGGTACGCGGGTGCGGTCGGTGTTTCCGGTCGAGGGGGTCAGGTGA
- a CDS encoding RNA-guided endonuclease InsQ/TnpB family protein, with amino-acid sequence MGFPRFKRKSRSRPSFRIRCKTTKAGRASVRVGDPTAGPRSVCLPRIGVLRVREDTRRLRRMIRTGRADIRYATVSCRAGRWTITVTMEAAGLHPAHQHPARPNTDSSGGWVGVDRGLAALVVAADTSGRQVLRVDDAPRPLRAALPRLRRLSRQLSRKQRGSRNRAEAAARLGRAHHHVANVRRYFLHKVANRLVKTHDRLALEDLHTAGLLRNRRLAAAISDAGWADLARIIGYKQRWRGGQATLAPRWYPSTRMCSACRIIGPALPLSVRIFRCDECGHEADRDVNAAVNLAVWAEQHHAQTRDPEVRGPVTNASRGDGSGQRPRAGETSLDDGGTPPPRTSVTAGTPEKGGAS; translated from the coding sequence GTGGGGTTCCCGAGATTCAAACGCAAGAGCCGCAGCCGGCCGTCGTTTCGGATCCGCTGCAAGACCACCAAGGCCGGCCGGGCGAGTGTTCGGGTGGGGGATCCGACGGCGGGGCCTCGGAGTGTCTGTCTGCCGAGGATCGGGGTCCTGAGGGTACGGGAGGACACCCGCCGGCTCCGGCGGATGATCCGCACCGGCCGGGCCGACATCCGGTATGCCACCGTCTCCTGCCGGGCCGGCCGGTGGACCATCACCGTGACCATGGAGGCGGCCGGCCTGCATCCCGCCCACCAACACCCGGCCCGCCCCAACACCGACAGCAGTGGTGGCTGGGTGGGCGTCGATCGAGGTCTCGCCGCTCTCGTCGTGGCCGCTGACACCAGCGGCCGGCAGGTGTTGCGTGTCGATGATGCGCCGCGCCCGCTGCGGGCCGCCCTGCCGAGGCTACGGCGTCTGTCCCGCCAGCTCAGCCGCAAACAGCGAGGCTCCCGCAACCGGGCCGAGGCTGCCGCCCGGCTGGGCCGCGCCCACCACCATGTCGCGAATGTTCGTCGATATTTTCTGCACAAGGTCGCCAACCGGCTGGTCAAGACTCACGACCGGCTGGCTCTGGAAGACCTGCACACCGCCGGTCTGCTGCGTAACCGGCGTCTGGCCGCCGCCATCTCCGATGCGGGTTGGGCGGACCTAGCCCGGATCATCGGCTACAAACAACGCTGGCGCGGCGGGCAGGCCACCCTGGCGCCCCGCTGGTATCCGTCCACCAGGATGTGCAGTGCCTGTCGCATCATCGGCCCGGCACTACCCCTGTCCGTACGCATCTTCCGCTGTGACGAGTGCGGGCATGAGGCGGACCGGGACGTCAACGCGGCGGTCAACCTCGCCGTCTGGGCCGAGCAGCACCATGCCCAGACCCGGGACCCCGAAGTACGAGGCCCGGTCACCAACGCCTCCCGAGGGGACGGCTCTGGCCAGCGCCCACGCGCCGGTGAAACCAGCCTCGATGACGGAGGAACCCCACCGCCACGAACATCCGTGACGGCGGGGACGCCCGAGAAGGGCGGTGCCTCATGA
- a CDS encoding Rho termination factor N-terminal domain-containing protein codes for MTDARFSRAVLARVAEFLQQLSEADIADLAEGRARLAVVPASPQVPAARPAPAAAPGSRAGRAAVEPASRLAAGPAPRPAAPAVELDVARTTLTAMTSRGDGAAYLAPWAVKDLRALAAQLGLRGVTGLKKIDLIDRIVDRTIGYRLNSSAIRQR; via the coding sequence GTGACGGACGCGCGGTTCTCCCGGGCCGTGCTGGCCCGGGTCGCCGAGTTCCTGCAGCAGCTGAGCGAGGCCGACATCGCCGACCTCGCCGAAGGGCGGGCCCGGCTGGCGGTCGTCCCGGCCTCCCCCCAGGTGCCGGCGGCCCGACCGGCCCCGGCAGCTGCACCCGGGTCTCGGGCCGGCCGTGCCGCCGTCGAGCCCGCATCGCGCCTGGCCGCCGGGCCCGCACCGCGTCCGGCCGCGCCCGCCGTCGAGCTCGACGTGGCCCGCACGACGCTGACCGCGATGACCAGTCGAGGCGACGGCGCGGCCTACCTGGCCCCGTGGGCGGTCAAGGATCTCCGGGCGTTGGCGGCGCAGCTGGGGCTGCGTGGCGTGACCGGCCTGAAGAAGATCGACCTGATCGACCGGATCGTCGACCGGACCATCGGGTACCGCCTGAACTCCAGCGCCATCCGCCAGCGGTGA
- a CDS encoding YqeB family protein has protein sequence MTVRGYGSTTVVSGGAGELVLMWAGFPLLGAGLGVALAAGAGWVADLPWFPFQGWFRLLDRLPDERAYPSGAAVLALVGLVVAYVGARERLTVTVGRAEVRLHRDGHGRDIARAEVAGVFLDGAALVLLDAEGGELAREKSDLDQGRLRTAFTGQGWPWLEQDPHRAAYRRWVDGLPGLPAGADALLRARQEALDDGRGGEARELRGELGRLGVVIRDEGKRQYWRLVPGQRDRDAA, from the coding sequence ATGACGGTGCGGGGGTACGGCAGCACCACAGTGGTCAGTGGCGGCGCCGGGGAGCTGGTGCTGATGTGGGCCGGGTTCCCGCTGCTCGGCGCCGGGCTGGGCGTGGCGCTCGCGGCCGGGGCCGGCTGGGTGGCCGACCTGCCCTGGTTTCCGTTCCAGGGCTGGTTCAGGCTGCTCGATCGGCTGCCCGACGAGCGGGCGTACCCGAGCGGAGCGGCGGTGCTGGCGCTGGTCGGGCTGGTCGTGGCGTACGTGGGTGCCCGGGAACGGTTGACCGTGACGGTGGGCCGGGCCGAGGTCCGGCTGCACCGCGACGGCCACGGCCGGGACATCGCCCGGGCCGAAGTGGCGGGGGTCTTCCTGGACGGCGCGGCGCTGGTGCTGCTCGACGCCGAGGGCGGGGAGCTGGCCCGGGAGAAGTCGGACCTGGACCAGGGGAGGCTGCGTACGGCGTTCACCGGGCAGGGCTGGCCGTGGCTGGAGCAGGACCCGCACCGGGCCGCGTACCGGCGGTGGGTGGACGGGCTACCAGGTCTGCCGGCCGGGGCGGACGCACTGCTGCGGGCCCGGCAGGAGGCGCTCGACGATGGCCGGGGCGGGGAGGCCCGGGAGCTGCGCGGCGAGCTGGGCCGGCTCGGCGTGGTGATCCGGGACGAGGGGAAGCGACAGTACTGGCGGCTGGTCCCGGGCCAGCGCGACCGGGATGCCGCCTGA
- a CDS encoding response regulator transcription factor, translated as MTELRVVIADDHHVFRMGLHRLLDSVPGVSVVAEAADTAGTVAAVREHDPDVAIIDLHMPGGGGVDATEQIRRHGLRARVLVLTMHSDHVLVRQAVRAGARGYLLKDAEPDEIIGALRAVHADQAIFDSAVADRMLATLGETGPATPFPQLTEREFDILGRMAAGQSNQAIAARIGISVKTVQNHVSNILLKLGVADRAQAVAKARDAGVHRPG; from the coding sequence GTGACGGAGCTGCGAGTGGTGATCGCCGACGACCACCACGTGTTCCGCATGGGGCTGCACCGGCTGCTCGACAGCGTGCCGGGCGTCAGTGTGGTGGCGGAGGCGGCGGACACCGCGGGGACGGTCGCGGCGGTGCGGGAGCACGACCCCGACGTGGCCATCATCGACCTGCACATGCCGGGTGGGGGCGGCGTCGACGCCACCGAGCAGATCCGCCGGCACGGTCTGCGGGCCCGGGTGCTGGTGCTCACCATGCACTCCGACCATGTGCTGGTGCGGCAGGCGGTCCGGGCGGGCGCGCGGGGATATCTGCTGAAGGACGCCGAGCCGGACGAGATCATCGGGGCGCTTCGCGCCGTGCACGCCGACCAGGCCATCTTCGACTCCGCGGTCGCCGACCGGATGCTCGCGACGCTCGGCGAGACCGGCCCGGCCACCCCGTTTCCGCAGTTGACGGAGCGGGAGTTCGACATTCTCGGCCGGATGGCCGCCGGCCAGTCAAACCAGGCCATCGCGGCCCGGATCGGCATCAGCGTCAAGACCGTGCAGAACCATGTCTCGAACATCCTGCTCAAGCTCGGCGTCGCCGACCGGGCGCAGGCGGTGGCGAAGGCGCGCGACGCGGGCGTACACCGGCCGGGCTGA
- a CDS encoding DUF2997 domain-containing protein, producing the protein MSGEPRIVVTVTSEGVVSAETRDVFGDRCLDYIAVLEELLAARTVHSAYTADHTRSEVPERQEERDVERA; encoded by the coding sequence ATGAGCGGGGAGCCCCGGATCGTCGTCACCGTCACCAGCGAGGGCGTGGTGAGCGCGGAGACCAGGGACGTGTTCGGCGACCGGTGCCTCGACTACATCGCGGTGCTGGAGGAGCTGCTGGCCGCCCGTACGGTGCACAGCGCGTACACCGCCGACCACACGCGCAGCGAGGTGCCCGAGCGGCAGGAGGAACGCGATGTCGAGCGCGCCTGA
- a CDS encoding 4Fe-4S single cluster domain-containing protein, with protein MARFLRATRAEGPGERTAVWVQGCQIRCPGCFNPHLWSFRGGERVTPAHLARRVLDAGTDGLTLLGGEPFDQAAALAAVAAEVRDAGRSVMTFTGYTTGQLARAVDSGRDDVAALLAATDLLVAGPFRADRLDRNRPWVGSTNQEFVLLNDRFPGLLDEVSRSPDRIEVTVDPAGRVEVNGWAEVDALDALLASVGRQQHVARARRAPRAPQDYSVSHESVGS; from the coding sequence GTGGCCCGGTTCCTTCGCGCCACCCGCGCCGAGGGGCCGGGCGAACGGACCGCCGTCTGGGTTCAGGGCTGCCAGATCCGCTGTCCCGGCTGCTTCAACCCGCACCTGTGGAGCTTCCGCGGTGGGGAGCGGGTCACCCCGGCGCACCTGGCCCGACGGGTGCTCGACGCCGGCACCGACGGGCTGACGCTGCTGGGCGGCGAGCCGTTCGACCAGGCCGCGGCGCTGGCGGCGGTCGCCGCCGAGGTCCGCGACGCCGGCCGCTCGGTGATGACCTTCACCGGTTACACCACCGGCCAGCTGGCCCGCGCCGTGGACAGCGGCCGGGACGACGTCGCGGCGCTGCTCGCGGCCACCGACCTGCTCGTCGCCGGGCCGTTCCGCGCCGACCGGCTCGACCGGAACCGGCCCTGGGTGGGCTCCACGAACCAGGAATTCGTGCTGCTCAACGACCGCTTCCCGGGACTGCTCGACGAGGTGTCGCGCAGCCCGGACCGGATCGAGGTCACCGTGGACCCGGCCGGCCGGGTCGAGGTGAACGGCTGGGCCGAGGTGGACGCCCTCGACGCGCTGCTCGCGTCCGTCGGCCGCCAGCAGCACGTCGCCCGTGCGCGACGGGCGCCCCGCGCACCGCAAGACTACAGCGTGTCTCATGAGTCTGTTGGGTCATGA
- a CDS encoding DUF1697 domain-containing protein, producing MAEHRYAALLRGVNVGAVRIAMADLRRLVSDLGHEEVRTYLQSGNVVFRSRATDTAKLAEGIERALAHELGLTVPVLVRSGAELAAVADGNPYAGRQDDPTRLLVAFLAAAPPTAKVSALTVPGGENVEYAVTGREVFLHYPDGGYGRSKFTNAYLEKKLGVVATTRNWKSVRALRDLTAG from the coding sequence ATGGCCGAGCACCGGTACGCGGCCCTGCTGCGCGGGGTCAACGTCGGCGCCGTCCGGATCGCCATGGCCGACCTGCGCCGGCTGGTCAGCGACCTCGGGCACGAGGAGGTCCGGACCTACCTGCAGAGCGGCAACGTGGTCTTCCGCAGCAGGGCGACCGACACCGCGAAGCTCGCCGAGGGCATCGAGCGGGCCCTCGCCCACGAGCTGGGGCTGACCGTGCCGGTGCTGGTCCGCAGCGGTGCCGAGCTGGCGGCGGTGGCCGACGGCAACCCGTACGCCGGCCGGCAGGACGACCCGACCCGGCTGCTGGTGGCGTTCCTGGCCGCCGCGCCGCCGACGGCCAAGGTGTCGGCGCTGACCGTGCCCGGCGGGGAGAACGTGGAGTACGCGGTGACCGGCCGGGAGGTCTTCCTGCACTACCCCGACGGCGGGTACGGCCGGTCCAAGTTCACCAACGCGTACCTGGAGAAGAAGCTCGGCGTGGTGGCCACCACCCGCAACTGGAAGTCGGTGCGCGCCCTGCGGGACCTGACGGCGGGCTGA
- a CDS encoding ComEA family DNA-binding protein — MSSAPDQGWGGPPPVPGPAAPAASLGWRLLHSWWLLLPALGFSCLGGIGFLYVGLRARRPAWWIPGIVYLVLGWAAFIVVGESDRESALSDWAAGAVLAIWIGSILHAALINPAWLRWRAGYRPWYQQPAGAASWPGGQDPSGPLAPPPAAAPGVPDQPSTAWQCPPGSPAYPPTTPAYPPASSAYPPASPGYAPAAPAPDPTFLAQPPADFYGPGPAAAPVPAPGQPASPTLIDVNTAGPAEFAALPGFDAQRAHQLLNERDRRGGFSSLAEFAGAANLAPHEYARLRDLLVCAPPVPPAPGQPGGRVLDV, encoded by the coding sequence ATGTCGAGCGCGCCTGACCAGGGCTGGGGTGGCCCGCCCCCGGTCCCGGGCCCGGCCGCCCCGGCGGCCAGCCTGGGCTGGCGGCTGCTGCACAGCTGGTGGCTGCTGCTGCCCGCGCTCGGCTTCAGCTGCCTCGGCGGCATCGGGTTCCTGTACGTGGGGCTGCGCGCCCGGCGCCCGGCCTGGTGGATCCCGGGCATCGTCTACCTCGTGCTGGGCTGGGCGGCCTTCATCGTCGTCGGTGAGTCCGACCGGGAGAGCGCACTCAGCGACTGGGCCGCCGGCGCGGTGCTGGCGATCTGGATAGGCAGCATCCTGCACGCCGCGTTGATCAACCCGGCGTGGCTGCGCTGGCGGGCCGGCTACCGGCCCTGGTACCAGCAGCCGGCCGGCGCGGCGTCGTGGCCCGGCGGCCAGGACCCGTCCGGACCGCTGGCACCGCCGCCCGCTGCGGCCCCGGGCGTCCCGGACCAGCCGTCGACCGCCTGGCAGTGCCCGCCCGGATCTCCGGCGTACCCGCCGACCACACCGGCGTATCCGCCGGCCTCTTCGGCCTATCCGCCCGCCTCGCCGGGGTACGCGCCGGCCGCCCCCGCGCCGGATCCCACCTTTCTGGCGCAGCCGCCCGCCGACTTCTACGGCCCCGGCCCGGCTGCGGCACCCGTCCCGGCCCCGGGGCAGCCGGCCTCTCCCACCCTGATCGACGTGAACACCGCCGGGCCGGCCGAGTTCGCGGCACTGCCGGGCTTCGACGCGCAGCGCGCCCACCAGCTGCTGAACGAACGGGACAGGCGGGGCGGGTTCAGCAGCCTCGCCGAGTTCGCCGGCGCCGCGAACCTGGCCCCCCACGAGTACGCGCGACTGCGCGACCTGCTGGTCTGCGCCCCGCCCGTCCCGCCTGCCCCCGGCCAGCCGGGCGGGCGCGTACTGGATGTCTGA
- a CDS encoding ABC transporter permease yields MTTTTPAPTSPTVARQAEWHRPSLVRLTGVELRKLADTRAGYWLLITMGLLAAAIVTVQLFVLDDNQQNFADFFVPSLLPVGLLLPVLGILSITTEWSQRTALTTFALVPRRARVVLAKLAAMVLAALASVLVSLAVAAVATLLARATGGAGGWSFEASMLLHAAVLQVSNVLMGAAFGLLLLNTPLAIVTYLLLPTLWSILGGMITALRGPARWLDTGVTMEPLLGPDVTAGQWGRLAVSLLVWMVVPLAAGLVRTLRREVS; encoded by the coding sequence ATGACCACCACCACACCCGCCCCCACCTCGCCCACCGTCGCCCGTCAGGCCGAGTGGCACCGCCCCTCCCTGGTCCGGCTGACCGGAGTGGAGCTGCGCAAGCTCGCCGACACCCGGGCCGGTTACTGGCTGCTGATCACCATGGGTCTGCTCGCCGCCGCCATCGTCACCGTGCAGCTGTTCGTCCTCGACGACAACCAGCAGAACTTCGCCGACTTCTTCGTCCCGTCGCTGCTGCCGGTCGGGCTGCTGCTGCCGGTGCTGGGCATCCTGTCGATCACCACCGAGTGGTCGCAGCGCACCGCGCTGACCACGTTCGCCCTGGTACCGAGGCGAGCGCGGGTGGTCCTCGCGAAGCTCGCCGCGATGGTGCTGGCCGCGCTGGCGTCGGTGCTGGTCAGCCTCGCCGTGGCCGCCGTCGCCACGCTGCTCGCGCGGGCCACCGGCGGCGCCGGCGGCTGGTCGTTCGAAGCGTCGATGCTGCTGCACGCGGCCGTCCTGCAGGTCAGCAACGTGCTGATGGGCGCGGCGTTCGGGCTGCTGCTGCTCAACACACCACTGGCGATCGTCACCTACCTGCTGCTGCCCACCCTCTGGTCGATCCTCGGCGGGATGATCACGGCGCTGCGCGGGCCCGCGCGCTGGCTGGACACCGGGGTGACGATGGAACCGCTGCTCGGGCCCGACGTGACCGCGGGGCAGTGGGGACGGCTGGCGGTGTCGCTGCTGGTCTGGATGGTCGTACCGCTGGCCGCCGGGCTGGTCCGGACGCTCCGGCGGGAGGTTTCCTGA